One Gimesia aquarii DNA segment encodes these proteins:
- a CDS encoding FAD binding domain-containing protein translates to MRDFDYEAPTSLADAVGLLAKNNGNARPLAGGTDLIDHVRTGRLSADLIVDLKKIPELMALELNEQGLRLGAAVPCYQIYGHPGIVEKYSAITDSSNIIGGMQIQNRASVGGNLANAGAAADSTPALIALEAIVVIAGPDGTREIPVDEFCTGPGQNVLEQGEIIVELRFPPRPSHSGSHYRRFIPRNEMDIAVVGVAASVVLDESGENFVSVRIGLGAVAAKPFYAQEASEILAGQPVNDESIQKAAAAARAVIHPITDMRGTEEFRNHVTGVLTERVIKKAVERARG, encoded by the coding sequence ATGCGTGATTTTGACTATGAAGCCCCCACTTCATTGGCTGATGCTGTCGGCTTATTAGCCAAAAATAATGGGAATGCCCGTCCATTGGCGGGAGGGACCGACCTGATCGATCATGTGCGAACGGGCAGGCTGTCTGCCGATCTGATTGTCGATTTGAAAAAAATCCCGGAATTGATGGCACTCGAACTCAATGAGCAAGGTCTGCGATTGGGAGCCGCGGTTCCCTGTTATCAGATTTACGGACATCCGGGGATTGTAGAAAAATATTCAGCTATTACCGATAGTAGCAACATTATTGGTGGCATGCAGATTCAAAACCGGGCCAGTGTGGGTGGTAATCTGGCGAATGCAGGCGCGGCCGCCGATTCAACACCCGCTTTGATTGCCTTGGAAGCAATAGTTGTGATTGCAGGTCCTGACGGGACGCGCGAAATCCCCGTCGATGAGTTTTGTACGGGGCCTGGCCAAAACGTGTTAGAGCAAGGTGAGATTATTGTGGAATTGCGTTTTCCACCTCGCCCATCACATAGCGGGTCGCATTACCGTCGGTTCATCCCTCGAAATGAGATGGATATTGCGGTTGTGGGTGTCGCCGCTTCAGTTGTTTTGGATGAGAGCGGCGAGAATTTTGTTTCAGTTCGCATTGGACTGGGCGCTGTCGCTGCAAAACCATTTTATGCTCAGGAAGCCAGCGAGATTTTAGCTGGTCAGCCTGTGAATGATGAATCAATTCAAAAAGCAGCCGCGGCCGCACGAGCTGTGATTCATCCCATAACTGATATGCGAGGAACAGAAGAGTTTCGGAATCATGTAACGGGAGTGCTAACCGAACGTGTAATCAAAAAGGCGGTAGAGCGTGCTCGCGGTTGA
- a CDS encoding xanthine dehydrogenase family protein molybdopterin-binding subunit, with product MATIDETKAAEGSDETPKYKVIGTRPIRHDGADKVTGRALYGADIKVKGMIYGAILRSPHAHANIKSIDTSKAKALPGVRAVITSADLPEPGDKIAELGEGSVVLNHLSSNNLARTKVLYKGHSIAAVAADNIHIAQEAANLIEVEYEILPPVLDVLKAMSDEAPVLNPDVRTEEAATGEKGDKHTNIAKHFLFEKGDIEKGFADAKYVVEREFNTSTVHQGYIEPHVATALWNNDGQITVWTSTQGTFSVRQQVAELLDVPLARVKVVPAEIGGGFGGKISVYLAPVAATLSRIAGAPVQVVMDRTDVLQATGPTPGSHIKIKMGVDADGHITAADAWLAYEAGAYPGSPIGAGAMCVFSCYDVPNGRVEGFDVCVNKPRTNAYRAPGATNAAFATETVVEELCEKLGMAPVDFRLLNASKEGTRRVDGVTYPRIGLVETLEAIKESDHFKSPLEGQHRGRGIASGFWFNAGLKSAVTATVNSDGSVSLLEGSTDIGGSRTAIAMQFAETLGIAAEDIKPAVVDTDSVGYTDVTGGSRVTYATGWAAYEAGKDLQRQIVARAADLWEVDPDQVSYEDGYVLGPDKKVSFKEIAVELSAVGEPLVGRGVSNHNEPGGAFGTHVVDVEVDPDTGKVDILRYTAAQDCGTAIHPAYVEGQIQGGAVQGIGWGLNEEYWYDEDGSMRNANFLDYRIPTCYDLPMIDTIIVEVPNPGHPFGVRGVGEVPIVPPPAALAAAIYDAVGVRMDELPMSPPRVLHELLKKQKES from the coding sequence ATGGCGACCATTGATGAAACCAAAGCAGCAGAGGGAAGTGACGAAACTCCTAAATATAAAGTAATCGGAACACGCCCCATTCGTCATGATGGAGCCGACAAAGTGACAGGGCGTGCCTTGTATGGGGCGGATATTAAAGTCAAAGGTATGATTTACGGGGCGATTCTCCGTAGTCCTCATGCGCATGCCAATATTAAGTCGATTGATACTTCGAAAGCTAAAGCGCTACCTGGAGTGCGTGCTGTGATTACCAGTGCGGACTTGCCAGAGCCTGGCGATAAAATTGCGGAACTGGGAGAAGGATCTGTTGTTCTAAATCATCTCAGCAGTAACAACCTGGCACGCACCAAAGTACTTTACAAGGGGCATTCTATCGCCGCGGTCGCCGCGGATAACATTCATATCGCGCAGGAAGCAGCCAATCTGATCGAAGTGGAATATGAAATCTTGCCTCCCGTCCTGGATGTGCTGAAAGCAATGTCCGATGAAGCACCGGTATTGAATCCGGATGTACGAACGGAAGAAGCCGCTACTGGTGAAAAAGGGGATAAACACACTAATATCGCTAAACATTTTCTGTTTGAGAAAGGTGATATTGAAAAAGGATTTGCTGATGCGAAGTACGTTGTTGAGAGAGAATTCAACACGTCAACCGTGCATCAGGGGTATATCGAACCGCACGTGGCGACGGCACTGTGGAACAATGATGGCCAGATCACTGTCTGGACTTCGACCCAGGGCACGTTTTCAGTTCGTCAACAGGTGGCAGAATTATTAGACGTTCCACTGGCACGCGTCAAAGTTGTTCCTGCCGAAATTGGGGGCGGCTTTGGTGGCAAGATCTCCGTTTATTTGGCGCCAGTTGCCGCTACGTTGTCTCGCATTGCGGGGGCACCCGTTCAAGTTGTGATGGACCGAACTGACGTACTACAGGCAACCGGACCGACTCCCGGTTCCCACATCAAAATTAAGATGGGCGTGGATGCCGATGGTCATATTACCGCCGCTGATGCCTGGCTGGCGTATGAAGCGGGGGCTTATCCAGGTTCTCCAATTGGAGCAGGGGCGATGTGTGTTTTCTCCTGCTATGATGTACCAAACGGGAGAGTGGAAGGTTTCGATGTTTGTGTCAACAAGCCGCGTACGAATGCATACCGCGCACCAGGTGCCACCAATGCTGCGTTTGCCACCGAAACAGTGGTGGAGGAGCTTTGTGAAAAACTTGGAATGGCCCCCGTCGATTTCCGCCTGCTGAATGCTTCCAAAGAAGGCACGCGTCGTGTTGACGGAGTCACCTATCCCCGTATTGGACTAGTTGAAACGTTAGAAGCGATTAAAGAAAGTGATCACTTCAAAAGCCCGTTGGAAGGCCAACATCGGGGACGAGGAATCGCTTCCGGTTTCTGGTTTAACGCAGGCCTGAAATCAGCAGTGACTGCAACGGTGAACTCTGACGGTTCCGTTTCACTTCTGGAGGGTTCAACGGACATCGGAGGCTCACGGACTGCGATTGCCATGCAGTTTGCAGAAACATTGGGAATTGCTGCTGAGGACATCAAACCAGCTGTGGTTGATACCGACAGTGTGGGTTACACCGATGTCACAGGTGGAAGTCGCGTGACGTATGCAACAGGCTGGGCTGCTTACGAAGCCGGCAAAGATTTACAACGTCAGATTGTCGCTCGTGCAGCAGATCTGTGGGAAGTTGATCCTGACCAGGTTTCCTATGAGGATGGTTATGTCCTGGGGCCGGACAAGAAAGTTTCCTTTAAAGAGATCGCCGTCGAACTCAGTGCAGTAGGAGAGCCATTGGTAGGACGTGGTGTTTCCAATCATAACGAGCCCGGTGGTGCTTTTGGTACCCATGTTGTTGATGTCGAAGTGGACCCCGATACCGGAAAAGTAGATATTTTGCGGTACACTGCAGCACAGGACTGTGGGACCGCGATTCATCCTGCATACGTCGAAGGGCAGATTCAGGGCGGGGCGGTTCAGGGAATTGGTTGGGGGCTCAATGAAGAATACTGGTATGACGAGGATGGCAGTATGCGGAACGCGAACTTCCTCGATTACCGTATCCCCACTTGTTACGATTTACCGATGATTGACACGATTATTGTGGAAGTTCCTAATCCCGGCCATCCGTTTGGAGTACGCGGAGTCGGAGAAGTTCCCATTGTGCCACCACCGGCTGCACTTGCGGCTGCCATTTATGATGCTGTCGGAGTACGCATGGATGAGCTACCGATGTCGCCTCCGCGTGTACTGCATGAACTCTTGAAGAAGCAAAAGGAATCTTGA
- a CDS encoding HEAT repeat domain-containing protein yields MSQSKPTSWINTREIFLVACLVFVAIGLLIYLTGHNTQSQAVEELVQAVESFNVPETEKALKKVKLNEVTELAVPRLIELLDSNPKTVYAPTLSLAFTELGSDSISGLVEKVQPAEETKTRTQAMYMLSKIAPGHENQQVAQALIQALNDEDKNVRFSAAQAIAHIDTTKAAETLPILVELLKDPSGSIRAESIYHIGLFGKRAEAVLPKVLLALKDPVATVRVIAAKSICKVGTPDKRVIDALSEMLFDESLSCQSEAALALGQLGSQSEPAVPAILDALKLLNNPDRHSKRQQELTRSSMVNALGAIGSAKPEVIQTLIDTLNEKKYGISRVAAATSLKNLGPKAIKAVPVLVKIIDESKEELKGHSEISPAAKLQMELQLDHRLSSEAAIALREIDLETFERVCDESSSEAQ; encoded by the coding sequence ATGTCTCAATCCAAACCAACTTCGTGGATAAATACTAGAGAGATCTTCTTAGTAGCCTGTTTGGTGTTCGTAGCCATTGGCTTGCTGATTTATCTTACGGGGCATAATACCCAAAGTCAGGCAGTCGAAGAACTGGTCCAAGCAGTGGAATCCTTCAACGTACCTGAAACGGAAAAAGCTCTCAAAAAAGTAAAATTAAATGAGGTAACGGAACTGGCAGTCCCACGGCTCATCGAATTACTTGATTCGAATCCCAAAACCGTTTATGCGCCGACTCTCAGTCTGGCTTTTACTGAGCTTGGATCTGATTCCATTTCAGGCTTGGTTGAAAAAGTACAGCCTGCGGAAGAGACCAAGACAAGAACTCAAGCTATGTATATGTTGAGTAAAATCGCACCTGGTCATGAAAATCAACAGGTGGCACAGGCTTTAATTCAAGCCTTGAATGACGAGGATAAGAACGTCAGATTTTCTGCGGCACAGGCAATTGCCCACATAGATACTACAAAAGCAGCGGAAACACTTCCGATCTTAGTCGAATTATTGAAAGATCCTAGTGGAAGTATACGCGCAGAATCAATCTATCATATTGGGCTATTTGGTAAGCGCGCGGAAGCAGTGCTTCCGAAAGTGCTACTGGCATTGAAAGACCCGGTCGCTACCGTTCGAGTGATTGCTGCCAAATCGATATGTAAGGTAGGAACGCCCGACAAAAGAGTCATTGACGCTCTCTCAGAAATGTTATTTGATGAGAGTCTTAGCTGTCAAAGTGAGGCAGCATTGGCGCTGGGACAATTGGGATCTCAATCAGAACCAGCGGTTCCCGCAATACTCGATGCTTTAAAATTGCTTAATAATCCAGACAGACATAGTAAGCGCCAGCAGGAATTAACTCGTAGTTCGATGGTGAATGCGCTGGGAGCGATCGGTTCTGCGAAACCGGAAGTCATTCAGACGCTGATTGATACGCTGAATGAAAAAAAATATGGAATTTCTCGTGTTGCTGCAGCAACATCATTGAAAAATTTGGGACCGAAGGCGATTAAAGCGGTACCCGTTCTGGTGAAGATCATAGATGAATCAAAAGAGGAGTTAAAAGGCCATTCTGAAATAAGCCCGGCAGCAAAATTACAAATGGAATTACAACTCGATCACAGATTAAGCTCAGAAGCAGCAATTGCTCTCAGGGAAATTGATCTGGAAACGTTTGAACGAGTCTGCGACGAATCATCTTCTGAAGCACAATGA
- the pruA gene encoding L-glutamate gamma-semialdehyde dehydrogenase, protein MARKKASSSLNQKFEQRTQELGQQIWGLLERREPTMFEKRWWDDRILSWAMADESVKVQMFRFVDVLPMLRSHESIVSHLQEYFEDVRKHLPWAARIGLELSQPNSVLGRALALNARSNARRMASRFIAGSTVEQVHHTVDRLRSENFAFTLDLLGEAVISEKEAESYLQAYLDLIKGLSPRVKKWSENVQLDWDNQGHLPRTNVSIKLSALCSQFKPTDPVGTMAAVQPRLKRLLRCAMQHDAYLHVDMEQNSYKPLTLEIFKQTLMEKEFRDFDNVGIVIQAYQPEAEKDLKDLLKWTKKRKTPIWIRLVKGAYWDYETITSQYHGWPIPVYQEKWESDANFEKLTQILLENYQWLRPAFGSHNMRSLAHAIAVAHELDIPPSAYEIQMLYGMGKEQAQVFAEMGHRVRIYTPFGELIPGMAYLVRRLLENTSNDSFLRQSFSEHVNLETLMMNPSDHAKQTSEKNASDDTTSGFQNEPLIDFSLEESRTQMQEALETVADQLGKEYPLLINGRAIDTKTTITSRNPSHHDEAVGTVSSASADDAIDAIDAARRAFPSWSKTEPQYRSEYLELIAANMRRRRFELAAWIVYECGKPWEEADGDVAEAIDFCMYYANQMRRLAEPLNCNVPGEENAYFYRPRGTVAVIAPWNFPLAILTGMTAAALVTGNTVVMKPAEQSSVVAAKLMDLIHESGIPDGVVNFLPGIGEEVGPELVGSPDVELITFTGSRDVGLAINESASETDLRQNMVKRVIAEMGGKNAIIIDDDADLDEAVLGVMHSAFNYAGQKCSACSRVIVLESIHDTFVERLVEATKSLKIGPAEEPGTIVGPVIDEDAKQRILEYIETGKEEATLALACEATELNEEGYYVGPHIFTDVDSTCQIAQEEIFGPVLAVMKADDMDEAISIANDTPYALTAGIYSRSPANLNRARRDLVAGNIYLNRNITGAMVERHPFGGFKMSGIGSKTGGPDYLLQFLIPVNVTENTMRRGFAPTAVGDDSEEEQ, encoded by the coding sequence GTGGCACGAAAAAAAGCATCTTCAAGCCTGAATCAAAAATTTGAGCAGCGAACACAGGAGCTTGGCCAACAGATTTGGGGGCTGCTGGAACGTCGCGAACCAACCATGTTTGAAAAACGCTGGTGGGATGATCGAATTCTTTCCTGGGCAATGGCGGATGAATCAGTCAAAGTGCAAATGTTCCGCTTCGTGGATGTCCTGCCGATGCTCCGTTCTCACGAGTCGATCGTCAGCCACCTGCAGGAATATTTTGAAGATGTTCGCAAGCATCTTCCCTGGGCGGCTCGCATTGGGCTTGAATTATCACAGCCAAATTCTGTTTTGGGTCGTGCCCTGGCTTTGAATGCCCGCTCCAATGCCAGACGTATGGCCAGCCGCTTCATTGCCGGTTCAACTGTGGAACAAGTTCATCATACTGTTGATCGACTCAGAAGCGAGAATTTCGCGTTCACGCTCGATCTGCTCGGCGAAGCGGTGATCAGTGAGAAAGAGGCTGAGTCCTACCTGCAAGCTTATCTTGATCTGATCAAGGGACTCTCCCCGCGTGTCAAAAAATGGTCGGAAAACGTACAACTCGACTGGGATAACCAGGGACACCTGCCAAGAACCAATGTTTCGATTAAATTATCGGCCTTATGCAGTCAATTCAAACCAACCGATCCTGTGGGCACAATGGCTGCAGTGCAACCTCGCTTAAAACGGTTACTGCGTTGTGCCATGCAGCATGATGCTTATCTGCATGTCGACATGGAGCAGAATTCTTATAAGCCACTGACCCTGGAGATTTTTAAACAGACTCTGATGGAAAAGGAATTCCGCGATTTCGACAATGTGGGCATTGTGATTCAGGCGTATCAACCCGAGGCCGAAAAGGATCTGAAGGACCTCTTAAAATGGACTAAAAAACGTAAAACCCCGATCTGGATTCGACTCGTCAAAGGAGCATACTGGGATTATGAAACCATCACATCCCAATATCATGGCTGGCCGATTCCCGTGTATCAGGAAAAATGGGAATCCGATGCCAATTTTGAAAAACTGACTCAGATACTGCTGGAAAACTACCAGTGGTTACGTCCTGCTTTTGGTAGCCATAATATGCGGAGCCTGGCCCACGCCATCGCCGTTGCCCATGAACTGGATATTCCCCCTTCCGCTTATGAAATCCAAATGCTGTATGGCATGGGGAAAGAACAGGCCCAGGTCTTTGCAGAAATGGGCCATCGCGTTCGTATTTATACTCCTTTCGGTGAATTAATACCCGGCATGGCCTATCTGGTCAGGCGTTTGCTGGAAAACACGTCCAACGACTCATTCCTTCGACAAAGCTTTAGTGAGCACGTCAATCTGGAGACCTTGATGATGAATCCTTCCGACCATGCCAAACAAACCTCTGAAAAGAACGCTTCAGACGACACAACGAGCGGTTTCCAAAACGAACCGCTTATTGATTTTAGCCTGGAAGAATCCCGCACTCAAATGCAGGAAGCTCTGGAAACTGTCGCAGATCAGCTAGGAAAAGAATACCCACTGTTAATTAATGGTCGTGCAATCGATACCAAAACCACAATTACGTCTCGCAACCCATCGCACCACGATGAAGCAGTGGGTACGGTCTCATCAGCCTCAGCCGATGATGCCATCGATGCCATTGATGCCGCCCGTCGTGCTTTTCCGTCATGGTCAAAAACAGAGCCACAGTATCGGTCTGAATACCTCGAACTGATCGCCGCCAACATGCGTCGACGGCGTTTCGAGCTGGCCGCCTGGATCGTCTACGAATGTGGTAAGCCGTGGGAAGAAGCAGATGGTGATGTCGCAGAAGCCATTGACTTTTGCATGTACTATGCCAACCAAATGCGTCGACTGGCAGAGCCTCTGAACTGTAATGTTCCCGGCGAAGAAAACGCTTATTTCTATCGCCCCAGGGGAACTGTCGCCGTGATTGCTCCCTGGAACTTCCCACTGGCGATTCTGACAGGCATGACCGCGGCCGCATTGGTCACTGGAAACACAGTCGTCATGAAGCCGGCAGAGCAATCATCAGTCGTTGCTGCGAAACTCATGGATTTGATTCATGAATCGGGTATTCCGGATGGCGTTGTTAATTTTCTCCCCGGGATCGGTGAAGAAGTCGGTCCGGAACTGGTAGGCAGTCCCGATGTAGAACTCATCACCTTTACCGGCTCGCGTGATGTAGGCCTGGCAATCAACGAATCGGCATCAGAAACAGACCTTAGACAGAACATGGTTAAACGAGTCATTGCCGAAATGGGTGGAAAAAATGCGATCATTATTGACGATGATGCCGATCTCGATGAAGCCGTTCTCGGTGTGATGCATTCCGCATTTAATTACGCAGGTCAGAAATGTTCTGCCTGCTCACGAGTCATCGTCCTGGAATCGATTCATGACACATTTGTAGAACGTCTGGTGGAGGCCACTAAGAGCCTGAAAATTGGCCCTGCTGAAGAACCGGGAACCATTGTTGGACCGGTCATCGACGAAGATGCCAAACAGAGAATTCTTGAATACATTGAAACAGGGAAAGAGGAAGCAACACTGGCATTGGCCTGTGAGGCAACAGAACTGAACGAAGAAGGATATTATGTCGGCCCTCATATTTTCACAGACGTCGATTCCACATGCCAGATTGCACAAGAAGAAATTTTTGGACCGGTTCTGGCTGTTATGAAAGCAGACGATATGGACGAAGCGATCTCGATTGCCAACGACACCCCGTATGCATTAACGGCAGGTATCTATAGTCGCAGCCCGGCTAATCTGAACAGGGCCAGACGTGATCTGGTTGCCGGCAACATTTATTTGAATCGTAACATCACCGGTGCAATGGTCGAACGGCATCCATTCGGCGGTTTCAAAATGTCAGGTATCGGCAGCAAAACAGGCGGACCGGATTACCTGCTCCAATTTCTGATTCCCGTTAATGTCACCGAGAACACAATGCGTCGCGGATTTGCACCCACGGCCGTCGGCGACGATTCTGAGGAAGAACAATAA
- a CDS encoding MoaD/ThiS family protein, with translation MPRLFIPPLLRSYCGGKEEMIVEGTTVLEAVQSLDNEYPGVMERLCPEGKLRAGTSVTVDQNVTPRGLSQKVSSESEIHFLPAIGGG, from the coding sequence ATGCCGCGTTTATTCATTCCACCGTTGCTGAGATCTTACTGTGGAGGAAAGGAAGAAATGATTGTGGAGGGAACCACGGTTCTGGAAGCGGTACAGTCTCTGGACAACGAGTACCCAGGGGTAATGGAGCGACTTTGCCCTGAGGGGAAACTCAGGGCGGGGACTTCGGTGACCGTCGACCAAAATGTGACGCCCCGCGGTTTGTCGCAGAAAGTTTCTTCCGAAAGTGAAATACACTTCCTGCCCGCCATTGGTGGTGGTTGA
- a CDS encoding (2Fe-2S)-binding protein, with translation MAKKRIVTATINGREEEFLCQPRQTLLEVLRDTLNLTGAKEGCSNGNCGACSVVIDGRAVNSCMILAMEAEGAEIETIEGLAPGDGLDPLQEAFLENAALQCGICTPGYIMAAKAFLDENPSPTEEEIRFAMAGNLCRCTGYDKIVRAIQQAAETRAEQSASCEKETV, from the coding sequence ATGGCGAAGAAACGGATCGTAACCGCGACTATTAATGGCCGCGAAGAGGAGTTCCTCTGCCAGCCCAGGCAGACTTTACTCGAAGTATTGCGCGACACATTAAATCTGACCGGTGCCAAAGAAGGTTGTTCGAATGGGAACTGTGGTGCCTGTTCTGTCGTCATTGACGGCCGCGCAGTCAATAGCTGTATGATCCTGGCAATGGAAGCCGAAGGAGCCGAGATTGAGACGATCGAAGGCTTGGCTCCTGGCGATGGTCTGGATCCTTTGCAGGAAGCCTTTCTGGAAAATGCCGCGTTACAGTGTGGCATCTGTACTCCTGGGTATATTATGGCAGCCAAAGCATTTCTGGATGAGAATCCTAGTCCGACCGAAGAAGAGATTCGTTTTGCGATGGCAGGGAATTTGTGTCGTTGCACCGGATATGACAAAATTGTGCGTGCAATTCAACAAGCTGCGGAAACAAGGGCGGAACAATCTGCCTCATGTGAGAAGGAGACTGTCTAA